Proteins encoded together in one Myxococcus stipitatus window:
- a CDS encoding histidine triad nucleotide-binding protein, translating into MSDCLFCKIRDGLIPAKVVYQDDECLAFEDINPQAPTHVLFIPRKHIPTVNDISEADQATVGHLFMAAAKLAKQRGHDNQGYRVVMNTHRDAGQTVFHIHLHLLAGRPLLWPPG; encoded by the coding sequence ATGTCCGACTGCCTCTTCTGCAAGATTCGAGATGGCCTCATCCCGGCCAAGGTCGTCTACCAGGACGACGAGTGCCTGGCGTTCGAGGACATCAACCCCCAGGCGCCGACGCACGTCCTGTTCATCCCCCGCAAGCACATCCCCACGGTGAACGACATCTCCGAGGCGGACCAGGCGACCGTGGGCCACCTGTTCATGGCGGCGGCGAAGCTGGCGAAGCAGCGGGGCCACGACAACCAGGGATACCGGGTCGTGATGAACACCCACCGCGATGCGGGGCAGACGGTGTTCCACATCCACCTGCACCTGTTGGCGGGCCGTCCGCTGCTGTGGCCGCCAGGGTGA
- a CDS encoding YoaK family protein: MPFSTESTPANRRAYTVLALLLAGVAGAVNATGFVALGLHTSHMSGNMASLGESLALGERRMAVLAAQVLGAFVLGAVTASALLDASRHRARGRHAAALLVETLTLGGIGVVLASTHGARDPVLMWGLSFAMGLQNALVTRVSGAVVRTTHVTGVLTDIGIQLVRMVAWVRDGARGQGVPGLLRQVRALPSAIEFERTRLHLGLALAFLLGATGGPVLYVHHGPAALGLPCAVLLLLTGLDLGYAGHRQPGHASRA; encoded by the coding sequence ATGCCCTTCTCCACGGAATCCACACCCGCCAATCGTCGTGCGTACACGGTGCTCGCATTGCTGCTCGCGGGCGTCGCGGGCGCGGTGAACGCGACGGGGTTCGTGGCGCTCGGGCTGCACACGTCGCACATGTCCGGGAACATGGCGTCGCTGGGGGAGTCGCTGGCGCTGGGGGAGCGGCGCATGGCGGTGCTGGCGGCGCAGGTGCTGGGGGCCTTCGTGTTGGGGGCGGTGACGGCGTCGGCGCTGCTGGACGCGTCCCGGCACCGCGCGCGGGGGCGGCACGCGGCCGCGCTCCTGGTGGAGACGCTGACGCTGGGAGGCATTGGCGTGGTGCTCGCCTCGACGCACGGCGCGCGCGACCCGGTCCTCATGTGGGGGCTGTCGTTCGCCATGGGGTTGCAGAACGCGCTCGTCACGCGCGTGTCCGGCGCGGTGGTGCGCACCACGCACGTCACCGGCGTGCTCACGGACATCGGCATCCAGCTGGTGCGGATGGTCGCCTGGGTGAGGGACGGCGCGCGGGGCCAGGGGGTGCCGGGGCTGCTGCGCCAGGTGCGGGCCCTGCCGTCCGCCATCGAGTTCGAGCGCACGCGGCTGCACCTGGGGCTGGCCCTCGCGTTCCTGCTCGGGGCCACGGGAGGGCCGGTGCTCTACGTGCACCACGGGCCCGCGGCCCTGGGGCTGCCGTGCGCGGTGCTGCTGCTGCTCACCGGCCTGGACCTGGGGTATGCGGGGCACCGGCAGCCGGGCCACGCCTCGCGGGCCTGA
- a CDS encoding ferrichrome ABC transporter permease, which yields MLRYALAIFTSAFLLFGIQPLAGRYALPWYGGTPGVWTACMLFFQAALLGGYAYAHGLASRLTPRSQARVHLGLLAVAVAVVAARALWVGSPVAPGPEWRPASAELAVPRLLVMLAVTIGLPFFVLSTTGPLLQSWFARARPGRSPYALYALSNTGSLLALLGYPFLVEPWVGRAAQSWGFGVGFALFAVACAVCAVDVLKLEREAAATSGGETRLAHLSPDAAADARHEPDLLAEARVRATGTEAPAGEALATSRSSGAEVASPGAEVESPGAVGDALAASARLSGAKVESPVAAGDALTESARLSGAKVESPVAAGEALTASARLSGAEVKSPGVEVESPVAKVESPVAKVEAPSASASTEGHLSGQATDGAPDATALQREAFEAMRREARGGAPREVAPVDPEARPGLRATLTWLGLSTCASVLLLATTNQLSQDVAAGPFLWVLPLAVYLLTFIIAFSRESFYSRVVYSVLLIGSGAAVAHAHAAGPHFPLPLQLLAYAASLFAGCMVCHGELYRLRPAPRHLSAFYLWVSAGGVLGALFVSGVATAFFRAYWEYPLSLGGCCAVALAGMAQGGKAETWSQRGRRVLRGAMLVMVTVNLFASVNRELDLALFSARNFFGVVRVTEQNAGKPQSHLFSLRHGAITHGWQYVMPELRARPTTYFTRESGLGLAIAEQRRLRAAVGLPPGLRVGVLGLGVGTSAALLEAGDQGRFYEINPAVISLARGEGGFFSYLGDSPGTVEVVEGDARISLERELERGEPGNFDVLALDVFSSDAVPVHLLTAEAVALYKKHLAPHGVLALHISNVHLDLVPVTLAHARMLGMHAAYVFHDTQGDALRSNWMLLSPDREFSWGPTFTRATARVRRLGLRGEPDFVWTDDRSSVLHVLRRGGPDMSVMDVEAPSGPARPAPVAAPAPP from the coding sequence ATGCTTCGCTACGCCCTGGCCATCTTCACCAGCGCCTTCCTGTTGTTCGGCATCCAGCCGCTGGCGGGGCGCTACGCGCTGCCCTGGTATGGAGGGACGCCCGGCGTCTGGACGGCCTGCATGCTCTTCTTCCAGGCGGCGCTGCTGGGCGGCTATGCGTACGCGCACGGGCTGGCCTCGCGCCTGACGCCGCGCTCGCAGGCGCGCGTCCACCTGGGCCTGCTCGCGGTGGCGGTGGCGGTGGTGGCGGCGCGGGCGCTCTGGGTGGGCTCGCCGGTGGCGCCGGGGCCGGAGTGGCGGCCCGCGAGCGCGGAGCTGGCGGTGCCCCGGCTGCTGGTGATGCTGGCGGTCACCATCGGGCTGCCGTTCTTCGTGCTGAGCACCACGGGGCCGCTGCTCCAGTCCTGGTTCGCCCGGGCGCGTCCGGGCCGCTCGCCGTACGCCCTCTACGCGCTGTCCAACACGGGCTCGCTGCTGGCGCTGCTGGGCTACCCCTTCCTGGTGGAGCCGTGGGTGGGGCGGGCCGCGCAGTCGTGGGGCTTCGGCGTGGGCTTCGCCCTCTTCGCCGTGGCGTGCGCCGTGTGCGCGGTGGACGTGCTGAAGCTCGAGCGGGAGGCGGCGGCGACGTCTGGAGGGGAGACCCGTCTGGCGCATCTCTCCCCCGACGCGGCGGCGGACGCGCGGCACGAGCCCGACCTCCTGGCGGAGGCGCGTGTCCGGGCCACGGGGACGGAGGCGCCCGCGGGCGAGGCGCTCGCGACGTCGCGCTCGTCTGGCGCGGAGGTCGCGTCACCCGGTGCGGAGGTCGAGTCGCCCGGCGCGGTGGGCGATGCGCTCGCGGCGTCGGCGCGGCTGTCCGGCGCGAAGGTCGAGTCTCCTGTCGCGGCGGGCGATGCGCTCACGGAGTCGGCGCGGCTGTCCGGCGCGAAGGTCGAGTCTCCTGTCGCAGCGGGCGAGGCGCTCACGGCGTCGGCGCGGCTGTCCGGCGCGGAGGTCAAGTCTCCCGGCGTTGAGGTCGAGTCACCCGTCGCGAAGGTCGAGTCACCCGTCGCGAAGGTCGAGGCACCCAGCGCGAGCGCCTCGACGGAAGGGCACCTGAGCGGGCAGGCGACGGACGGTGCACCCGACGCGACGGCGCTCCAGCGCGAGGCCTTCGAGGCGATGCGCCGCGAGGCGCGAGGCGGCGCGCCGCGCGAGGTCGCTCCCGTGGACCCGGAGGCCCGGCCGGGCCTGCGTGCGACGCTGACGTGGCTGGGCCTGTCCACCTGCGCGTCGGTGCTCCTGCTGGCGACGACGAACCAGCTCTCGCAGGACGTGGCGGCGGGGCCCTTCCTCTGGGTGCTGCCGCTGGCCGTCTACCTGCTCACCTTCATCATCGCCTTCTCGCGCGAATCCTTCTATTCGCGGGTCGTCTATTCGGTGCTGCTCATCGGCTCCGGCGCGGCGGTGGCGCACGCGCACGCGGCGGGGCCCCACTTCCCGCTGCCGCTCCAACTGCTGGCCTACGCCGCCTCGCTCTTCGCGGGTTGCATGGTGTGCCACGGCGAGCTGTACCGGCTGCGGCCCGCGCCCCGGCACCTCAGCGCCTTCTACCTGTGGGTGTCCGCCGGTGGCGTGCTGGGCGCGCTGTTCGTCAGCGGCGTGGCCACCGCCTTCTTCCGCGCCTACTGGGAGTACCCGCTGTCGCTGGGCGGCTGCTGCGCGGTGGCGCTCGCGGGCATGGCCCAGGGAGGGAAGGCGGAGACGTGGAGCCAGCGGGGCCGCCGCGTGCTGCGTGGCGCGATGCTCGTCATGGTGACGGTCAACCTCTTCGCCTCCGTCAACCGCGAGCTGGACCTGGCCCTCTTCAGCGCGCGCAACTTCTTCGGCGTGGTGCGGGTGACGGAGCAGAACGCGGGCAAGCCGCAGAGTCACCTGTTCAGCCTGCGCCACGGCGCCATCACCCACGGCTGGCAGTACGTCATGCCGGAGCTGCGCGCGCGCCCCACCACGTACTTCACCCGCGAGTCAGGCCTGGGGCTCGCCATCGCCGAGCAGCGGCGGCTGCGCGCGGCGGTGGGCCTGCCCCCGGGCCTGCGCGTGGGCGTGCTCGGCCTGGGCGTGGGGACCAGCGCGGCGCTGCTGGAGGCGGGCGACCAGGGCCGCTTCTACGAAATCAACCCCGCCGTCATCTCCCTCGCGCGCGGCGAGGGCGGCTTCTTCTCCTACCTGGGCGACTCGCCCGGCACGGTGGAGGTGGTGGAGGGGGACGCGCGCATCTCCCTGGAGCGCGAGCTGGAGCGCGGCGAGCCCGGGAACTTCGACGTGCTCGCGCTCGACGTCTTCTCGTCGGACGCCGTCCCCGTGCACCTGCTCACCGCGGAGGCGGTGGCCCTGTACAAGAAGCACCTGGCGCCGCACGGCGTGCTGGCGCTCCACATCAGCAACGTGCACCTGGACCTGGTGCCCGTGACGCTCGCTCACGCGCGCATGTTGGGCATGCACGCCGCCTACGTCTTCCACGACACCCAGGGAGACGCCCTGCGCAGCAACTGGATGCTGCTCAGCCCGGACCGGGAGTTCTCCTGGGGGCCCACCTTCACCCGGGCCACCGCGCGCGTGCGCCGCCTGGGCCTGCGCGGCGAGCCGGACTTCGTCTGGACCGATGACCGCAGCAGCGTGCTCCACGTGCTGCGCCGGGGCGGCCCGGACATGTCCGTCATGGACGTGGAGGCCCCCTCAGGCCCCGCGCGTCCGGCGCCCGTCGCCGCGCCCGCCCCGCCGTGA
- the hprK gene encoding HPr(Ser) kinase/phosphatase — MKSIRISQLLEDHDYDLRLTLVAGRGGLSRTVDSSRIQKPGLALAGFTEHLHPRRVQVFGNTEISYLATLPEARQREALANLFEQEDLACVVVTKELEIPPILVETCEAGGLALMKTPLLSSDFITRVQSFLDEALTESSSLHGVLMDVFGVGILLLGKSGIGKSEIALDLVMRAHRLVADDIVDVIRRKGAVYGAGNPVIKHHMEIRGLGIINIKDLFGVAAIREQKKIELVIELQEWDPHQEYDRLGVEDKHLQIVGVDIPLSVVPVRPGRNMATIIEVAARNQLLKQQGHHSAREFAERLNRAIAEGAMRRTLGEEVE, encoded by the coding sequence ATGAAATCCATCCGCATCTCGCAACTGCTCGAGGACCACGACTACGACCTGCGGCTCACCCTGGTGGCTGGCCGCGGGGGTCTGTCGCGCACGGTGGACTCGTCACGCATCCAGAAGCCCGGGCTGGCCCTGGCGGGCTTCACCGAACACCTGCACCCCCGCCGGGTCCAGGTCTTTGGCAACACGGAAATCTCCTACCTGGCGACCCTGCCCGAAGCCCGCCAGCGCGAGGCGCTCGCCAACCTCTTCGAACAGGAGGACCTGGCCTGCGTGGTGGTGACCAAGGAGCTGGAGATTCCCCCCATCCTCGTGGAGACCTGCGAGGCGGGCGGGCTGGCGCTGATGAAGACGCCGCTGCTCTCCAGCGACTTCATCACCCGGGTGCAGTCCTTCCTCGACGAGGCCCTCACCGAATCCAGCAGCCTGCACGGCGTGCTGATGGACGTGTTCGGCGTGGGCATCCTGCTGTTGGGCAAGAGCGGCATCGGCAAGAGCGAAATCGCCCTGGACCTGGTGATGCGCGCCCACCGCCTCGTGGCCGACGACATCGTCGACGTCATCCGCCGCAAGGGCGCCGTCTATGGCGCCGGCAACCCGGTCATCAAGCACCACATGGAAATCCGGGGCCTGGGCATCATCAACATCAAGGACCTGTTCGGCGTCGCGGCCATCCGCGAACAGAAGAAGATCGAACTGGTCATCGAACTCCAGGAGTGGGATCCCCACCAGGAGTACGATCGGCTGGGCGTCGAGGACAAGCACCTGCAGATAGTAGGTGTGGACATCCCGCTGTCGGTGGTACCCGTCCGCCCCGGCCGCAACATGGCGACCATCATCGAGGTGGCCGCCCGCAACCAGCTCCTGAAGCAACAGGGCCATCACTCGGCGCGGGAGTTCGCCGAGCGGCTCAACCGGGCCATCGCCGAAGGGGCGATGCGCCGCACCCTTGGAGAAGAAGTCGAGTGA